One window of Clarias gariepinus isolate MV-2021 ecotype Netherlands chromosome 21, CGAR_prim_01v2, whole genome shotgun sequence genomic DNA carries:
- the mybbp1a gene encoding myb-binding protein 1A-like protein, which yields MQCGDMGEVRMETETETETEPVRPKVTDSRGVLKQNRDFLDFFWDIAKPERETRLRAVEGLIEHVRLSQESDVLKYTLKRLVDGLCHAREEARSGYSLALAQVLSVFEEITLRSVLDQIREKHNLKAASKKQIKHAAFGNFFGVLALSQSTRLHKEADVLLECVKLLQSLSQYREHLRDLPTKTIGDILNEVSEQMFEQVLFSALQEDLRSALSSPEQLELLLLVMRRFSSTLSSVQLDKLLGTKSIINTHTLPRLVEVVKAAARSVKKECVLPAVASDLLHMSLREDSFTFFWDSVVIGGLISAPPGPSHYLAFRLMGVALPLLSVSQLQYVLSGEVMKRYGEHVMTAQLPERFKFSPEMDECVCVFLRSCSDVAKQLLVLQMFTRLAQRGAPVVPSFWKVLEHAELGALKSYTRWLRERFCQPRVSELLDFTTRKQRCGQDSAHDPAPQTEECVSRLRKWIIPRLACIVENHQIKKDEELVMEITRFIFFHAFFDTVKSTALIPETQNKVSPALDQNTRNTASSTFFSVLHSLSVLPVLGESEQSEAGSRRSVLGVMSDGSMWVDGLVRFADMLLKHTKHVRSVHALSTEHTQAWDSMLQSVECLSKKMKKSPAPEHSAFQHLFLIIGIQMFKAPDDSVELLNDLRSCMEQAQAKKPKKKKTQKRSEADGEGAEPHWVEVVVDILLSLLAQPSRLIRSVCKTAFSRVCPYITQPALTAILNVLDPSKDAEESGVMVSDDTEKKKKAEEEEEEQEAEDEDESDSSGHDEDEDDEEMDEDEEEEVDQNFRLELMKVLQGQNALAIEDDGSSEDEELDDEAMMKLDENLAALFGEQKKKLQAKKDEKERLRKEKTLVRDFKIKVLDLLDVFVCKQGSSVLVLGLVEPLLSLIETCMSAESGQHEQDFLRRAAHIFRNQLCRGKHYCREVEGREAELHEMLERLIGRAQKLSDSSVALYYFSAALYLVKVLRGVMKDTDATDTAEKRLMGKVEVDRVTSCFRDALSSFMTRRKSPLTGDMFTELFNRFPVLCVNLVDTAVENITGGVREHQQGQACVLVLRALQSKEVKQLMGDAQWREVCEKTTEKLTETLQKVECKNKAVHEKTVKVLELTHFIIKTVHHQQKLEDLRNVLRSMNADGSLEKSGKLEDTYWSVMKLFGLQKPKVEKVKKAKEVEQEGEEPKNKKKGFLPESKKRKNRKKPVILEGKEATDTPTPGGGGGGGKKRRKNNKKKRSESESQSQSQPPAKKPKAQQNQSHQEKKQKKKKKRSSAE from the exons ATGCAGTGTGGAGACATGGGGGAGGTGAGGATGGAGACGGAGACGGAGACAGAGACGGAACCGGTTCGGCCCAAAGTGACGGACAGTAGAGGAGTGCTGAAACAGAACCGGGACTTCCTGGACTTCTTCTGGGACATCGCCAAACCGGAGCGCGAGACCCGCCTGAGGGCTGTGGAGGGACTCATAGAGCACGTGCGGCTCAGCCAGGAG tctGATGTGCTGAAGTACACCCTGAAGAGACTGGTAGATGGACTGTGTCACGCTCGAGAGGAGGCTCGCTCCGGCTACAGCCTAGCACTCGCACag gtgTTGAGTGTGTTTGAGGAGATCACACTCAGGAGTGTATTGGACCAGATCAGAGAGAAACACAACCTGAAGGCGGCCAGCaag AAGCAGATTAAACATGCAGCCTTCGGGAACTTCTTTGGAGTTCTGGCTCTGTCTCAGTCCACACGCCTGcacaag gagGCAGACGTgctgctggagtgtgtgaagctgctgcagtctctctctcagtaCAGAGAACACCTGAGGGATTTACCCACCAAGACCATCGGAGACATCCTCAACGAG gTGTCGGAGCAGATGTTTGAGCAGGTGTTGTTCAGCGCCCTACAGGAGGATCTGAGGTCGGCTCTCAGCAGTCCTGAGCAGTTAGAGCTCCTCCTGCTGGTCATGCGCAGATTCTCATCCACACTCAGCTCTGTACAACTGGACAAACTACTGGGGACCAAATCcatcatcaacacacacacactgcccag gttagTAGAGGTGGTGAAGGCAGCCGCGCGCTCGGTGAAGAAGGAGTGTGTGTTGCCAGCGGTAGCGTCTGATCTCCTTCACATGTCCCTGCGTGAGGACAGCTTCACCTTCTTCTGGGACAGTGTGGTGATCGGTGGACTGATATCGGCCCCCCCAGGGCCCAGCCA ttacCTGGCGTTCAGGCTGATGGGCGTGGCCTTGCCGTTGCTGTCTGTGTCTCAGCTGCAGTATGTTCTGAGTGGTGAGGTGATGAAGCGTTATGGAGAACACGTCATGACCGCACAG cTGCCCGAGCGCTTTAAGTTCTCCCCGGAGAtggacgagtgtgtgtgtgtgttcctgcgCAGCTGCAGTGATGTGGCGAAGCAGCTGTTGGTGCTGCAGATGTTCACTCGGCTGGCGCAGCGCGGCGCTCCCGTCGTCccgtccttctggaaggttctggAACACGCGGAGCTCGGCGCTCTCAAGTCCTACACGCGCTGGCTCAGAGAGAGGTTCTGTCAGCCTCGCGTCTCCGAGCTGCTCGACTTCACCACACGCAAGCAGAGATGCGGCCAGGACTCCGCCCATGACCCCGCCCCTCA GACCGAGGAGTGTGTGTCGCGTCTGAGGAAGTGGATCATCCCCCGCCTGGCCTGCATCGTGGAGaaccatcagattaaaaaagatGAGGAGCTCGTTATGGAGATCACCAG gtttatCTTCTTCCATGCGTTCTTCGATACAGTGAAGTCCACAGCTTTAATCCCGGAGACTCAGAAcaaagtctctcctgctctggaCCAGAACACACGCAACACCGCCAGCTCCACCTTCTTCAG tGTGTTACACTCCCTGAGTGTGTTGCCGGTGCTGGGTGAGAGTGAGCAGAGTGAGGCGGGGAGCAGGAGGAGTGTGTTGGGTGTGATGTCAGACGGGTCCATGTGGGTGGACGGGCTGGTCCGGTTCGCCGACATGCTGCTCAAACACACCAAACACGTCCGGAGTGTACACGCACTcagcactgaacacacacaagcctgggacag caTGCTGCAGTCAGTGGAGTGTCTCAGTAAGAAGATGAAGAAGTCTCCAGCTCCTGAACACTCGGCCTTCCAGCACCTCTTCCTCATCATCGGCATCCAGATGTTCAAg gctccAGATGACAGTGTGGAGTTACTGAATGATCTGAGGAGCTGTATGGAACAAGCACAGGCCAAAAAacccaagaagaagaagacgcaGAAGAGGAGTGAGGCAG acggcgagggggcggagcctcactgggtggaggtggtggtggaCATCCTGCTGTCTCTGCTCGCTCAGCCCAGCCGTCTCATCCGCAGTGTGTGTAAGACCGCCTTCAGCCGAGTGTGTCCTTATATCACTCAGCCCGCGCTCACCGCTATACTGAac GTTCTGGACCCGAGTAAGGACGCAGAGGAGAGCGGGGTGATGGTGAGTGACGacacggagaagaagaagaaagcagaggaggaggaggaagaacaggaagcagag GATGAAGATGAATCTGACTCCTCAGGCCacgatgaagatgaagatgatgaagagatggatgaggatgaggaggaggaagtgGATCAGAATTTCCGTCTGGAGCTGATGAAGGTGTTACAGGGTCAGAACGCTCTG GCCATCGAGGACGACGGCAGCAGTGAGGACGAGGAGCTGGACGACGAGGCCATGATGAAGTTGGATGAGAACCTGGCGGctctgttcggggagcagaagAAGAAGCTGCAGGCCAAGAAGGACGAAAAGGAGCGTCTGCGCAAGGAGAAGACCCTCGTCAGGGACTTCAAGATCAAA gtgctgGACCTGCTGGACGTGTTCGTGTGTAAGCAGGGCAGCAGTGTGTTGGTGTTGGGTCTGGTGGAGCCGCTGCTCAGTCTGATCGAGACCTGCATGAGCGCCGAGAGCGGACAACACGAGCAGGACTTCCTGAGGAGAGCCGCGCACATCTTCAG gaacCAGCTGTGTCGGGGGAAACACTACTGCAGAGAGGTGGAGGGCCGGGAGGCGGAGCTTCATGAGATGCTGGAGCGTCTGATTGGTCGAGCACAGAAGCTGTCAGACTCGTCAGTGGCTCTGTATTACTTCAG tgctGCACTTTACCTGGTTAAAGTCTTAAGAGGTGTGATGAAGGACACGGACGCCACAGACACAGCTGAG aagagGCTGATGGGTAAAGTGGAGGTGGACAGAGTGACGTCGTGTTTCAGAGACGCTCTCAGCTCCTTCATGACGAGACGGAAAAGTCCACTGACTGGAGACATGTTCACTGAACTGTTCAACAGGTTCCCC GTTCTGTGTGTAAATTTGGTGGATACAGCAGTGGAGAACATCACGGGCGGAGTCAGGGAACACCAACAg ggccAGGCGTGTGTGCTGGTGCTCAGAGCCCTACAGTCTAAGGAGGTGAAGCAGCTGATGGGTGACGCCCAGTGGAGGgaagtgtgtgagaaaaccacggAGAAGCTCACAGAG acGCTGCAGAAGGTGGAGTGTAAGAACAAAGCGGTTCATGAGAAGACGGTGAAGGTTCTGGAGCTCACACACTTCATCATTAAAACTGTTCACCATCAG CAGAAGCTGGAGGATCTCCGGAACGTTCTCAGGTCCATGAACGCTGATGGGAGTCTGGAGAAGTCGGGGAAGCTGGAGGACACGTACTGGAGCGTCATGAAGCTCTTCGGCCTACA GAAGCCAAAGGTGGAGAAGGTGAAGAAAGCGAAGGAGGTGGAGCAAGAGGGGGAGGAGCcaaagaacaagaagaaggGATTCCTTCCTGAGAGCAAGAAACGTAAAAACCGTAAGAAGCCTGTGATACTGGAGGGAAAGGAGGCTACGGACACGCCCActccaggaggaggaggaggaggggggaagaagaggaggaagaataataaaaagaagaggagCGAGTCAGAGAGTCAGAGTCAGAGTCAGCCTCCTGCTAAAAAACCCAAAGCTCAGCAGAATCAGAGTCACCAGGAGAagaaacagaagaagaagaagaagaggagcagTGCTGAGTGA